A single region of the Apodemus sylvaticus chromosome 7, mApoSyl1.1, whole genome shotgun sequence genome encodes:
- the Btg4 gene encoding protein BTG4 — translation MRDEIATAVFFVTRLVKKHEKLSTQQIEAFALKLMTVLFEKYRGHWHPDCPSKGQAFRCIRINHNENKDPVLERACSESNVNFFHLGLPKEMTIWVDPYEVCCRYGEKKHPFTIASFKGRWENWELAQHISCAVNRATGDCSSGTSSDEESCGREAQVIPKVNNPKSVYQVENFKQSFQPWFCLPRSRKHLADGRGCLLGDAYHPVPKSSKWCRPTGRRVDRYHWVNAQLFSGQTAPGEPGEEALSSLKQK, via the exons ATGAGAGACGAAATTGCAACAGCAGTTTTTTTTGTCACGAGATTGGTGAAAAAGCACGAGAAACTGAGTACACAACAGATAGAAGCCTTTGCACTAAAGCTGATGACCGTGTTGTTTGAAAAGTACAGAGGTCACTGGCACCCTGACTGCCCTTCCAAGGGGCAGGCTTTTAG GTGTATCAGGATAAACCACAATGAGAATAAAGACCCTGTTTTAGAAAGGGCTTGTTCTGAGAGTAATGTGAATTTTTTTCATCTGGGACTTCCAAAGGAGATGACCATATGGGTCGATCCCTATGAGGTGTGCTGTAG GTATGGTGAGAAAAAGCACCCCTTTACAATTGCTTCTTTTAAAGGTAGATGGGAGAACTGGGAATTGGCTCAGCACATCAGCTGTGCGGTTAACAGAGCCACAGGAGACTGCTCTTCCGGCACATCTTCTGATGAAGAAAGCTGCGGCAGGGAGGCCCAAGTCATTCCCAAAGTGAACAACCCGAAGAGCGTCTACCAG gtTGAAAACTTCAAACAGTCCTTCCAGCCATGGTTCTGCCTCCCCCGCAGTAGAAAGCATTTGGCAGATGGCCGTGGGTGCCTACTGGGGGATGCCTATCACCCAGTGCCCAAGAGCTCTAAGTGGTGCAGGCCTACAGGGCGTCGGGTGGACAGGTATCACTGGGTCAACGCACAATTGTTCAGTGGTCAGACAGCACCAGGGGAGCCTGGAGAAGAGGCCTTGTCTTCCCTAAAGCAAAAATGA